In Syngnathoides biaculeatus isolate LvHL_M chromosome 19, ASM1980259v1, whole genome shotgun sequence, the genomic window CAGTGTGAATGCTGCTTGTGACAGCAAGGTGCAGGTACATTATTCTATCCCAATATGAATTAAGAAGTGTTACAAGAATTCATTCTGACCGTTAAACCAAACACTTATTTCAAATCTGTCATGTTATTATGATTTACAACCCGAGAAGTGCTCCTACTGAAAGATAACATATTATACTATAattaatgcatttatttataaagTATCCACAAAAACCCTGTAAATATGACTTGACCTGATAAATATTCCCCCAATCAGATCATAACATTGATTCTGTATGACAGTTCTGCTGATTGGCATCTCACAGTGACCAATGTGACAACTGATAAAATTTATAGTACAGGTAATGTGATTTGACCAAAAAGTAGTAAGAAAGCACcgtttctcactctctctcacctCAATCTCCGGCCCTCCGACCCAGCGGACAGCAGGTAACTTGTTCTGCAGCAGAAGATGGTTGGCTTCGTCATCAAAGCCCCACTGGCATATGGCCAAGTTAGCACCGTTGCTTTTGACCTAAAATACGTTGAGGTTTTTAAATTGGGCTAAATCCATGTGGATATCaactgttttctttttgggaagCCAACCTGTTGGATCATCTCCTCAAACTTTTCCTTTTCATATTTCTGAAGAGCTTTGTAGTCCTCAACGGAGGTAACATCCAGTTTATGCTTGGTCTTGGGCTTAGGGGGCTCAAACGGGCAGGTGAGAATTGCAATTTTAACATCTTTCAGAACCTGAAAGGCGAAAGAGAAGTTGGAATCAACCATGTTGTTGTGCATATGTCATACTGATAATCAAAATAATCAGGCTTTTTAATCAGGATTTGTGGGGGCGATCAGTGAGTTTCAAAAAATTATCACCGTtttgatcacaagatggaatgttgtctatttaaatgacttgttcatttactgtatatatttgtgtactGAATTACATGTACAATAAATAGTCTCTTTGTTAATCTATTTTTTTGCCAGTAACGCATAGGGACACAGACCAAATTAATGGTCTTATGTTAGATTGTGAAAAGTACACACAGTAATTCATGTAATTCAGTAATTAATGTTGACTTGACTAGATGATCCCAGTGATGATAAAAATCGAGATAGTGGTATCAGAATATAAGATTTTATTggagtagtctgacatagtacaattgtgaaagaccaaatttgccTTGTAATCTGACCCAGGCATTACATGTTGCCTGTCCCAGactggcaattaaaaaaaaaaaaaaaaaaaaaaaacttaattggtggtcagatatttacagtactagcGTAATTTCCAATTTACAAGCTGTgagttttttccacacgctttcaaatctgcgatttatgcggtggtgcggctaatttgtgcgcgTTTTTTTCTCTTggccccaagggggcactcaagcgtaaaaggtaagaatgaaaccggttgaatatatgtgccgagcaagtgactttaaccggccctgttagcgctgcgctagcgccatgctagcgtgtCGCTGCTCTGTTGGcggagtgtctcagtgatatttaccgctaagttttattttaaccagccctgttagagtTATAGCTAGCGCGgcgttagtgtggcgctagtgttcgcgctagcgttaaacactttctgtgtacagtctttgtaaatatctcctgtttcaatgtgcgcACTTGCagattttacacagctgcagcgtatgcatttaccaaatggtatttcctttacaaatgttctcagtgaggcttgtaacaggtgcgctctgtaggccaggaattatggtaCATCAAAAGACTCACAAGAAGCCTAAAAATAAGATGCTTTTGGatttgaatatactgtacatgccgGTGATGTAAAGCTCTTTAGCGGAGCTGATTAATGGCGTCAATGTTTGGTTTGGCGAATTATAACGAAGCCgctaaaacataaaatgataATTATCGTCAGATACTGATCCGATATGCTCTCCTACTTATTGTctcagaaaaaaagatttgccaAAACATAATACATAGTGACATTCTGACCTTTGGCATTTGAGGATGACTGAACTCTTTGTCAACAATGACACCCTTGATGAGCTGCGTGTCCTCCAGCTTGCCTCCAACCTTACCCTCCATCTTGATAAGTTCAAAGTCAACGTCTTTTCGCTCCATATCAGCCACAGTGAGAATAGCATTCACTGCAATCTCTGCCATCTGCCGGTGGCATCGGTTGATGCTGAAATATGAAGGGGGAAAAAGGCTCAGCAGACtagcacccccccaaaaaaaaagtttatacaACAAACACAGTGATTTCTGTGTGTGAGACTCACACTTTAGATCCCAGTGTTGTCATAGCGGTCTGAATAAGGGGTTCTGTGTTGTTGGGATCGCAGGGGAAAGTTTCTGCGATTTTGTCGAGCTGCTCGATCGCGATACGTGCGGCCTGATCGTAACCATCAGAAACCCTGATGGGGTGGATTCCACGGTCCAGGAGCTGCTCAGCTTGCTCAAGTAAAGCTCCGGCCAGCACTGAAGAACAAGTACCACAAATTGTGTGacagactaaaaaaaattatgcaaatacTATTATGCTTGTCTTGCAATACTTTGTATACCTGCACAAAAACcttaatgtgaaaaatgtaacgCTACAACATTAGATGCTACCCGTAATGGCGAAAAGATGCTAGTATTTCATACACTTGCACAAAAACTTTACGTAACAACAAAATTTATCAAGTCATTTCctaatggaaaaaagatgatggTAATATTTCATACACTTGCACAAAAACTAATGTGACaacttttttaaacattaagaCATTTGATACTATCTGTCAAATGGCAAAAAGATTATTTTGTGTATATATCAAATGAATCCAATCGatcgatcaatcaatcaatccatttaACCAGAAAATAAAACTAAGATCCCAAGGATGAACTGGCTAAGAAGGTGGAGGACAGTTCACATCATAATAACAATcgtaacaaaaatgaacatgatACACATAATAGTATGGTATACCTTAAAGAGcaatagaaaacaaaatatacaattaaaatCAAGAATTTTGTTACACAATTGCTCCTAGCCACAGTGGCTATTTAATTACACCTACACTCATTAGCAGTGGTCAATGATATATTGCTTTTGCAATAATGTCGCGATATTAACACGATTTATGGGTCATTGAAAGCCGAGCAAGGAAGACCAGGTAGGGAGAGAAAATACACAGTACATCGGATCGCTGAATTAGGACATTTAAGACAATTAGCATAGACCGCTATTTATCATCTGATACGGTTAAGGCCAATCAGACCAGGGTAAAGTCCAATAGATCAATACAATAAccattaataaacatttttgtgcCAAATTATGTcaaatttgataatttcccaCAACACCTTGATGAACTCTTACTCTATACCCGTGTGCTCCAGCActgtggttgggaatcactgttgtAATCTATAAAATAAGTACTAATCCCATGCAGACATTACAAGTGATGTAGTTAATCTGAGTTTCACCTACCGACAACTCCAGTGGTTCCATCTCCAATCTCATCATCTTGGGACTTTGACAGCTCCACCATTAGTTTAGCAATTTGATGGTCGACATCCATCATGCTGAGAATAGTGGCTCCATCATTGGTGACAGTCACTTCTCCATCTTGGTCAACCATCATTTTATCCAGGCCTTGTCACGAAAATCACAAATTAGATTTCAGATGGAAATTCGAATCAACTCTGTCCCAGATatcagcctcttttttttttttaatatatgcaACACTTGGTTTATACACACCATTAGGTCCCAATGATGTTTTCAGCGTCGACGCAACTGCCTTGGCTGCCATAATATGAGACTGCAAACACATAATGGCCAGAAAAAAGGTTTATTGAAACTTGAGTATGTTTGgtaaagtttatttttagcacTGTGCGATGCAATTTGGAAAGCATTCGCATCTATACAGACAAGGCCCACTTCCCAGCTTCACCCACCAACCGCTTTAGAGCACATGGGCCTCATGTTAGCATTGTGGCAAACAGACCACTTACTCTTTTACAAATACGAACACCGAACTAGCTTTAGGTATTTTTATAATCTTTAACGATCAGAGGATTTTGCCGATtgctacaaaatattaaattgagCTAATGAACGTCTGACTGCAGGCAAATAGGTGAGATGCTAGTCAACGTGCCAACTAGCTAGCCCATTGTACCTTCAATGCATCAATGCCCGTTAGCCGTGTCTTCTTATCTTGGTCTTTAATGATGATGAATGGCCTTCCATATTCATCGAAGGCAAGCGTGCCTAACGTTGACATGTTGACTAAGGAACTGAAATGCCAATTTGACAAGTAACCGGTGAAATAATGACTTTGAGAGATGGAATTAAACAACACTGCGGAATTTCAAGCCACACGTATCCGCCGGTGAATTCTGGAAGACTCCACAGGCGGGAAGGGCGGGACCAAGTCGTAATATACAACCTTTCCAAATAGACATATCATTATGCAGTGGTAGGCAGCACAAATGATGAATATTATAAACATCAATTTTCCGAAATATCAATAGCCCTTCAAATAATGTAGAAAATactaattacaaataaaatcaaaagggTGTTTATGGTGGGCTCTTCCAATCACGTTATATCTCGCGGTGTAACATCAGTTCACGTGATTAGTCTCGGGCGACACCCATGAAACATAGGTATTACAACTCAACAGATTTGGAAGCACGCCATGGTTGTCCGGTTGACCAACGTGCCTACTTAAAGGCCATGTTGGAAGGGTTGACATTTCCACAAAAGGCCACGGACATTGAAATTCTGTGGTGATTAACTCTTCAGTGGATTTTCACgaggtttgcttttttttgatCAACGCCTTGTGTGTGTTATGCACAAACgtgcttcattaaaaaaataaatatgttttcaatCTAACCCTAGTAATGTTAttcatagttttgtttttgtaattgtaGGGCGTtatcttcatccattttcagctTAATATACGTATATCCTCGTTCATTTGGGTTTTCTTATCGTCGACATACGTGAAATGCGAAACTTTGACCCTACTATATTAGCGTCACAGTAAGCATAGATCTCAAAAGGGATGTGTCGAATCTCCCTTTGTAAGTGATTCGCTCTTTGGTTAAACATAACAACAAGGTTGAACAAGTCCCCCTGCCTGTTTTGGGAAAGGTATGCTGTAAAAATTTTTCCCCAACATTACTTGTATCGAACTAGTCATTACAGTAAACGCACTTTTGTTTCAAGTATATTTTAGCGGTTGGCGATTTATGAATGTCTTGGGTTTTCGAACCTTGATAGAAACTAACTGTACTTGCGTAATTAGTTCCACGTGAAATAATTTGATTTGAGGATTAGGGGTGTTGATCCTCCCTCCAGGCTGGATAAATTTAACTGTTCTGTACATTATaaggcaacccccccccaaaaaaaaaaaaaaaaaaaaatcaccttttgAGAGGGTCTTTTGATCCACAGCAAAAGAGGAATGGACTGAAAGATATATTGTAGACATGATACAATAGCTAGCTATTCGCATTCCAATTCAAACAACggagttttttttcctatgtATTTCGTTTCTCtccaacagtaaaaaaaaacaaaacatcagctAACTTCTACCTATCAACAAAAAGAGCGGCCTCCAATAAATGCAGTAAAATGAGGACTTACAATGGTAATAATGTTTTAATCAGTAGTGTGGTTGATGTTAGAAATGTGCCAGCTGAGTCGGTGACAATGTTTGGGTAGGCTTCATGGTAGGATTGCTTCAGCTCCCCCAAAATAGTCTCGAAATGGGTGAGGAGATATTTCTGGGGTGCTGGACTTTACGTGTGTAGGGTCATTTATTGAAGCTAAATTTTGAGGAATGCACCATACGCAACTTTATTAGTTAAGATTTCACCAGACTgactgactgggctccccaaaaagagcattaaacagtttGTTCAGAATGCTGCTGCTCAGATtgtgtgaccagaacaaagcggtcagagcgtATAACTCCAATTCAAAAGTCTTTACggtggcttccagtcagttttagaatagattttaaagttctgctactggtctatactTTAAATCACTCAATGGTTTAggttctgaatacatgaaagaaatgctaatgaaatacaaacccagtagggctctgagatcaactgattcaggtctaataatgaggtgccgagtccaaagcaaacatggtgaagcagcatttagctataatgctcccaaaaaatggaataagttgccaacagaggtgatgtcagccccaagtgtgaatggaAATCCAGCTTAAAAATTCTTatttttctcatgcgttttagagtacttccacttttcagtgatatttcttgcactaaaagctgttttaaaggaactttttccaaatgtttttatctatgtatttgaatgcttttaatcatgtaaagcacattgagttacctgtGTGTGAAAtgcattacacaaataaattagctttgcttGCTTTCCTTTGGTATGATCTCTTTCTATTTTCCCAAGCTAGGCTACCTCGACGCATCATTTCAATCAGGATTAATGGCGTACTCACCATCAACCATGTGTTGTCCCCCAGAATGCCCAGCAAAGCCAAGCCTCGGATTGTTGTTCTCTATGGGTCTCAAAAAGGTCAAGCACAGTCCATAGCAGAGGGAATAGCTGCAGAGGCAGAGGAGCATGGTCTACTTGCAGAGCTCAGCTGTTTAGATCAAAAAGATAAGGTACCACTTTCACATGGGACTTATTTTCTTGGGTTGCACggttggatgactggttagcacatttacctcacagttctgaggactcacgTTTAAATCTGAAttcacctgtgtggcgtttgcatgttctccccgtacctgcgtgggttttctctgcatagtctggtttcttcccacatccccaaaacttgtATTACAGGTTAATTAAAGACCCTTAATCACCCaaaggtgtgaacgtgagtgctaatggttgtttgttcatatgtggCTTGCGATTGGCCAACGACCAGACCAGGGTGTGCTCTGcttctcgcccagagtcaggcgggatagcctccagcaaaTCCGAGAgtctcgtgagaataagtggtgctgaaaatggatggatggatttatt contains:
- the cct5 gene encoding T-complex protein 1 subunit epsilon isoform X2 produces the protein MSHIMAAKAVASTLKTSLGPNGLDKMMVDQDGEVTVTNDGATILSMMDVDHQIAKLMVELSKSQDDEIGDGTTGVVVLAGALLEQAEQLLDRGIHPIRVSDGYDQAARIAIEQLDKIAETFPCDPNNTEPLIQTAMTTLGSKVINRCHRQMAEIAVNAILTVADMERKDVDFELIKMEGKVGGKLEDTQLIKGVIVDKEFSHPQMPKVLKDVKIAILTCPFEPPKPKTKHKLDVTSVEDYKALQKYEKEKFEEMIQQVKSNGANLAICQWGFDDEANHLLLQNKLPAVRWVGGPEIELIAIATGGRIVPRFCELTPEKLGTAGLVKEISFGTTKDHMLVIQECKNTRAVTIFIRGGNKMIIDEAKRALHDALCVIRNLVRDNRVVYGGGASEIACALAVNQAADKCPSLEQYAMRSFADALEVIPMALAENSGLNPIQTMTEVRARQVRDNNPYLGIDCLHNNTNDMKQQHVIETLIGKKQQILLATQVVKMILKIDDIRSPGESED
- the cct5 gene encoding T-complex protein 1 subunit epsilon isoform X1 produces the protein MSTLGTLAFDEYGRPFIIIKDQDKKTRLTGIDALKSHIMAAKAVASTLKTSLGPNGLDKMMVDQDGEVTVTNDGATILSMMDVDHQIAKLMVELSKSQDDEIGDGTTGVVVLAGALLEQAEQLLDRGIHPIRVSDGYDQAARIAIEQLDKIAETFPCDPNNTEPLIQTAMTTLGSKVINRCHRQMAEIAVNAILTVADMERKDVDFELIKMEGKVGGKLEDTQLIKGVIVDKEFSHPQMPKVLKDVKIAILTCPFEPPKPKTKHKLDVTSVEDYKALQKYEKEKFEEMIQQVKSNGANLAICQWGFDDEANHLLLQNKLPAVRWVGGPEIELIAIATGGRIVPRFCELTPEKLGTAGLVKEISFGTTKDHMLVIQECKNTRAVTIFIRGGNKMIIDEAKRALHDALCVIRNLVRDNRVVYGGGASEIACALAVNQAADKCPSLEQYAMRSFADALEVIPMALAENSGLNPIQTMTEVRARQVRDNNPYLGIDCLHNNTNDMKQQHVIETLIGKKQQILLATQVVKMILKIDDIRSPGESED